A single window of Methanoregula sp. DNA harbors:
- the cca gene encoding CCA tRNA nucleotidyltransferase has product MVNRTPFEDKVLARIRPSTEERDQICGVARRILDAISSGGQAQGMVVGSIARNTWVSGEHDIDIFLLFSPALSREALEEQGMALARRVAMQFTDRYSEKYAEHPYICAMIEGVDVDLVPCYAVESATAIQSAVDRTPFHTRYIKDRINGLVDDVLLLKQFARAGGIYGSDQMTEGFSGYLCELLVLQCGGFAPLLSAASAWRPGVVIDPEQHAAKQFNEPLVVIDPVDPKRNVAAAVSLTRMMGFVELARGYCAAPSARFFSLPDRSPITREGLADILAKRRTHLYAITFATPPLIPEIVVPQLKRSVAVIAELLERHGYPVHNARYEPGESQCIFLFELLLKELPAIRTHSGPPIWNRENADKFFNKYAGGQNGHFPYISEGKYAIEVAREYPDAKSLLNSGAILGTSLGKHVRQSLEAGFSVAEGADCYSPEFASFIKRFFDRSSPLARVLRKEL; this is encoded by the coding sequence ATGGTAAACAGGACGCCGTTTGAAGACAAAGTGCTCGCCCGTATCCGCCCCAGCACAGAGGAACGAGACCAGATATGCGGTGTCGCAAGGCGCATTCTTGATGCAATCAGCTCTGGAGGTCAGGCACAGGGGATGGTCGTTGGTTCTATCGCACGTAATACCTGGGTAAGCGGTGAACACGATATCGATATATTCCTCCTCTTTTCCCCTGCCCTTTCCCGCGAAGCACTTGAGGAGCAGGGGATGGCACTGGCGCGACGGGTTGCCATGCAATTTACCGACCGGTACTCTGAGAAGTATGCCGAACACCCGTACATCTGTGCCATGATCGAAGGTGTGGATGTTGATCTTGTTCCCTGCTATGCCGTGGAGAGCGCGACTGCGATCCAGAGCGCCGTAGACCGCACGCCATTCCATACCCGGTATATCAAGGACAGGATCAACGGCCTTGTCGATGATGTACTCCTCTTAAAACAGTTCGCCCGGGCCGGCGGGATCTATGGTTCCGACCAGATGACCGAAGGCTTCTCCGGGTACCTCTGCGAGCTGCTTGTTCTGCAGTGTGGTGGGTTTGCCCCACTGCTTTCGGCCGCTTCGGCATGGCGCCCGGGTGTCGTGATTGACCCTGAGCAGCACGCGGCAAAGCAGTTTAATGAGCCACTTGTCGTGATAGACCCGGTTGACCCGAAACGCAATGTTGCCGCTGCGGTCTCCCTGACCCGGATGATGGGGTTTGTCGAGCTGGCCCGTGGATACTGTGCAGCACCTTCCGCCAGGTTCTTTAGCCTCCCCGACCGTTCCCCGATCACCCGTGAAGGTCTTGCAGATATCCTCGCGAAGCGGCGGACACACCTGTACGCGATAACCTTTGCTACCCCTCCGCTGATCCCTGAGATCGTCGTCCCCCAGCTCAAGCGGAGTGTGGCGGTGATTGCAGAATTACTGGAACGTCACGGATATCCTGTCCACAACGCCCGTTATGAACCAGGAGAATCGCAATGCATCTTCCTGTTCGAACTGCTCTTAAAAGAACTTCCGGCAATCCGCACCCATTCCGGTCCCCCGATCTGGAACCGTGAGAACGCTGATAAGTTCTTCAATAAATATGCCGGGGGACAGAATGGCCATTTTCCATATATCAGTGAAGGCAAGTATGCCATTGAAGTTGCGCGGGAATACCCGGATGCAAAGAGCCTTCTTAACTCAGGTGCAATCCTTGGCACGAGTCTTGGGAAACATGTGCGGCAGTCGCTCGAAGCCGGGTTCTCGGTTGCGGAAGGTGCAGATTGTTATTCTCCGGAGTTTGCATCATTTATCAAACGGTTCTTCGATCGTTCGTCGCCGCTGGCACGGGTGCTCAGGAAGGAGCTGTAA
- a CDS encoding glutaredoxin family protein, with protein MPSNPDLIVYTLEHCPNCDMLKTFLKMSGKKFLERDLSTAESLTELRVNGIFVSEAPVLQKGENFFTTDELFCSGKLDGDRITGFISGV; from the coding sequence GTGCCATCAAATCCCGATCTGATTGTATATACGCTCGAACACTGTCCCAACTGCGACATGCTGAAAACCTTCTTAAAAATGAGCGGAAAAAAATTTTTGGAGCGGGATCTGTCTACCGCAGAATCGCTGACAGAACTTCGGGTCAACGGTATTTTTGTGTCCGAAGCCCCCGTCCTTCAGAAAGGCGAAAATTTTTTTACTACTGACGAACTCTTTTGCAGCGGTAAACTGGACGGAGACCGAATAACCGGCTTTATTTCAGGTGTATGA
- a CDS encoding ammonium transporter translates to MALDSATTVWLMVSAALVMLMTPGVGLFYAGLVRRKNIISMIALSFVVLAVVSIHWMVIGYSLAFGPDIAGVIGSLDYIGLNGVGMDAGEKGYAPLVFMVFQLFFAAVTLTIITSGVAERVRLSSFIVFMLLWTTFVYCPLAHWAWGGGWAQSLGLLDFAGGTVVEICSGFSALAIALVIKSRAGFGKYTMEPYNIPLALIGAALLWFGWFGFNAGSALAANGSAVNAFVTTNAAAAAGTLGWMGASWYHGKPSSLGMVSGAIAGMVAITPAAGFVTPMVSILIGAVAGLVCYGAMLFRLRKGLDESLDAWAIHGMGGLWGTIATGAFAALAVCGISGLFEGNLHQFIVNCIAAFVALVFSFVVTYIIAQIVDRTMGLRVTADEEYVGTDISQHGERV, encoded by the coding sequence ATGGCTCTTGATTCAGCAACAACCGTATGGCTTATGGTATCGGCAGCACTCGTGATGCTGATGACACCGGGCGTGGGCCTTTTCTATGCAGGCCTTGTACGTAGGAAGAATATCATCTCGATGATCGCACTTTCCTTTGTTGTGCTTGCAGTCGTAAGCATACACTGGATGGTTATCGGGTACTCGCTCGCGTTTGGCCCGGATATTGCCGGTGTTATCGGCAGTCTTGATTATATCGGCCTGAACGGGGTCGGGATGGATGCCGGTGAGAAAGGGTATGCCCCACTGGTCTTTATGGTCTTCCAGCTATTCTTTGCTGCAGTAACTTTAACCATTATAACATCCGGTGTCGCAGAACGCGTCCGGCTCTCCTCATTTATCGTGTTCATGCTGCTGTGGACAACCTTTGTGTACTGCCCGCTCGCCCACTGGGCATGGGGCGGTGGATGGGCGCAATCGCTCGGGCTTCTGGATTTTGCTGGCGGGACGGTAGTTGAAATTTGCTCTGGTTTCTCCGCGCTTGCAATTGCCCTTGTGATTAAAAGCCGGGCAGGTTTTGGGAAATATACGATGGAACCGTACAATATTCCTCTCGCTCTGATCGGGGCTGCACTGCTCTGGTTCGGGTGGTTCGGGTTCAATGCCGGAAGTGCGCTTGCTGCGAATGGATCCGCGGTTAATGCATTTGTAACCACAAATGCTGCTGCTGCCGCAGGCACGCTAGGATGGATGGGGGCAAGCTGGTATCACGGCAAGCCGTCTTCCCTGGGAATGGTTTCCGGTGCTATTGCCGGTATGGTGGCGATCACTCCCGCAGCCGGATTTGTCACTCCGATGGTTTCAATCCTGATCGGCGCTGTTGCCGGCCTGGTCTGTTACGGGGCCATGTTGTTTCGTCTCCGGAAAGGGCTTGACGAGAGCCTCGATGCCTGGGCGATCCACGGCATGGGCGGGCTCTGGGGTACAATCGCAACCGGTGCTTTTGCAGCGCTGGCAGTCTGTGGCATCTCAGGACTTTTCGAAGGAAACCTACACCAGTTTATTGTAAACTGCATTGCAGCTTTTGTGGCACTCGTCTTCTCTTTTGTTGTTACCTATATCATCGCACAGATCGTTGACCGTACCATGGGATTACGGGTGACCGCAGATGAGGAGTACGTGGGGACCGACATCTCGCAGCACGGCGAAAGGGTATGA
- a CDS encoding P-II family nitrogen regulator encodes MKLVKAIIKQERFEFVKKALAEKGVTGMTVTEVQGRGEQKGITLEYRGKPMVVDMLPKIQIEIVIRDQEADDLIATIIESARTGHIGDGKIFVLPVETAIRVRTGEMERQALK; translated from the coding sequence TTGAAGCTCGTTAAGGCGATTATCAAGCAGGAACGGTTCGAATTTGTCAAAAAGGCGCTTGCGGAGAAAGGCGTGACCGGCATGACCGTCACGGAAGTGCAGGGCCGGGGAGAGCAGAAGGGCATTACCCTTGAGTACAGGGGAAAACCGATGGTTGTCGATATGCTTCCCAAGATCCAGATCGAGATCGTGATCCGGGACCAGGAAGCTGATGATCTTATTGCTACGATCATCGAATCCGCAAGAACCGGGCATATCGGGGATGGTAAGATCTTCGTTTTGCCCGTCGAAACCGCAATCCGGGTCCGGACCGGAGAGATGGAACGTCAGGCTTTGAAATAA
- a CDS encoding glutamate synthase-related protein, with the protein MNIGSTPLRFRVNIDHDRCMLCGRCVENCSYGVFRKDGDKIKVNSRNCVACHRCLAFCPRDAIDITEKPTDYRSHPLWTREVREAIFNQAKTGKIILAGMGNAQPYPVIFDRLVLDACQVTNPAIDPLREPMELRTYLGKKPAQLALRESASGDIELLTKLTPNLQIETPIMVGHMSYGAISLNAQLSLAKAVSRIGTFMGTGEGGLHESLYPYQKHMIVQVASGRFGVDINYLERGAAIEIKIGQGAKPGIGGHLPGEKVCADVSCTRMIPEGSDAISPAPHHDIYSIEDLKQLVRSLKEATEWKKPVFVKIAAVHNSAAIAAGIARSSADAVVVDGFRGGTGAAPRVFRDHVGIPIEAAIASVDAKLRQQGIRNEVSLIASGGIRESADVAKAIALGADAVYIGTSALVAMGCRVCGTCYRGTCAWGIATQKPELVARLNPEEASVQVENLIHGWTLELAELMGAAGINSIESLRGNRDRLRGYMLDEALMNVLDVKSVGA; encoded by the coding sequence ATGAACATCGGCAGCACCCCGCTCCGGTTCAGGGTGAATATCGACCACGACCGCTGCATGCTCTGCGGCAGGTGCGTTGAGAACTGCTCGTATGGGGTATTCCGGAAAGATGGCGATAAAATTAAGGTCAACTCGCGCAACTGTGTCGCTTGTCATCGTTGCCTGGCATTTTGTCCACGCGATGCCATCGATATTACAGAAAAACCCACGGATTACCGGAGTCATCCTCTCTGGACAAGGGAGGTGCGCGAAGCTATCTTCAACCAGGCAAAGACCGGCAAGATCATACTTGCAGGGATGGGCAATGCACAACCCTATCCGGTCATCTTTGACCGGCTGGTCCTTGATGCCTGCCAAGTGACAAATCCTGCGATCGACCCGCTCCGTGAACCCATGGAACTCCGGACATATCTTGGCAAGAAACCCGCACAACTCGCGCTCAGGGAATCGGCATCAGGTGATATCGAGCTCCTGACCAAACTCACCCCGAACCTTCAGATCGAGACACCCATCATGGTCGGGCACATGAGCTACGGGGCAATCAGCCTGAACGCGCAGCTTTCACTTGCAAAAGCGGTAAGCCGTATCGGGACATTCATGGGTACTGGTGAAGGAGGGCTTCACGAATCGCTCTACCCCTACCAGAAGCATATGATTGTGCAGGTAGCCTCGGGCAGGTTCGGAGTTGACATCAACTATCTTGAACGCGGTGCGGCAATTGAGATCAAGATCGGTCAGGGTGCGAAACCGGGAATCGGAGGGCACCTGCCGGGTGAGAAGGTATGTGCAGATGTCTCGTGCACCCGGATGATCCCGGAAGGGAGCGATGCGATCAGCCCGGCACCTCACCATGATATCTACAGCATCGAAGATCTCAAACAGCTCGTACGAAGCTTAAAAGAAGCAACCGAATGGAAAAAGCCGGTCTTTGTAAAGATTGCTGCAGTGCATAACTCTGCAGCTATTGCTGCCGGCATCGCCCGATCATCGGCGGATGCGGTTGTCGTTGATGGTTTCCGTGGAGGAACCGGTGCAGCCCCCCGGGTCTTCCGTGACCATGTAGGCATTCCCATCGAGGCAGCAATTGCCAGTGTCGATGCCAAGCTCCGGCAGCAGGGAATCCGGAATGAGGTCTCCCTTATTGCGAGCGGGGGTATCCGCGAAAGTGCTGATGTGGCGAAGGCTATTGCACTTGGAGCCGATGCGGTTTATATCGGTACTTCTGCACTTGTGGCGATGGGCTGCCGGGTCTGCGGCACCTGTTACCGGGGTACCTGCGCATGGGGAATCGCGACGCAGAAGCCGGAACTCGTTGCCAGGCTCAACCCGGAGGAGGCATCGGTTCAGGTAGAGAACCTGATCCATGGCTGGACCCTGGAACTTGCGGAGCTGATGGGAGCAGCAGGAATAAACAGCATCGAAAGCCTTAGGGGCAACCGGGACCGTCTCCGCGGTTACATGCTGGATGAGGCGCTCATGAATGTGCTTGATGTGAAATCCGTGGGGGCATAA
- a CDS encoding glutamine amidotransferase family protein has translation MCGIIGVIDRRRQCMDGSRIKEALSMMNERGSGEGAGYVAYGIYPEYKDYFALHVFFDNIRENKVALDNLLEKWGTIVHDEQIKTYEQSNIRKVHTPWRYFFRPDRSLMAKSTTPDEDIVTHLVMKVNSLKNGALIFSSGKNLGVFKAAGWPEDVADFYRIQDYKGYLWLAHNRYPTNTPGWWGGAHPFNLLNWSVVHNGEITSYGTNRRYIESYGYQCTMYTDTEVVAYLFDLLVRKHGLSEKMAVRALAPPFWEEIDAMPEKQRDLNRAIRLAYGAALMNGPFAICVANEHSLVGFTDRIKLRPLVSGEMGDRLYISSEESAIRRIEPDVQDIKMPKAGDPVVGKVYA, from the coding sequence ATGTGTGGCATTATTGGTGTGATTGACAGGCGCCGCCAGTGCATGGACGGCAGCAGGATCAAAGAGGCTCTCTCCATGATGAACGAACGGGGCAGCGGAGAGGGTGCCGGTTATGTAGCCTATGGCATTTATCCGGAATACAAGGATTATTTCGCACTGCACGTCTTTTTTGACAATATCCGGGAGAATAAAGTCGCCCTTGACAACCTGCTCGAAAAATGGGGTACAATAGTACATGATGAGCAGATCAAGACGTACGAACAGTCCAATATACGTAAAGTCCATACCCCCTGGCGTTACTTCTTCCGTCCCGACCGCAGCCTGATGGCAAAGAGCACTACACCGGATGAAGACATTGTCACCCATCTTGTCATGAAGGTGAATTCTCTCAAAAACGGGGCGCTGATTTTTTCATCCGGCAAAAATCTCGGAGTCTTCAAAGCAGCAGGATGGCCGGAGGATGTCGCAGATTTCTACCGGATACAGGATTATAAAGGGTATCTCTGGCTTGCCCATAACCGGTATCCGACAAATACTCCGGGATGGTGGGGAGGGGCGCACCCGTTCAACCTCCTGAACTGGAGCGTGGTCCACAATGGCGAGATCACAAGTTACGGTACCAACCGTCGTTACATTGAGAGCTACGGGTACCAATGCACGATGTATACCGACACTGAGGTCGTCGCTTATCTCTTTGACCTTCTGGTAAGAAAACACGGGCTATCTGAAAAGATGGCTGTGCGTGCGCTTGCTCCCCCCTTCTGGGAGGAGATCGACGCGATGCCGGAAAAGCAGCGGGATCTCAATCGGGCAATCCGGCTCGCGTATGGTGCAGCGCTCATGAACGGGCCATTTGCGATCTGCGTCGCAAACGAACACTCGCTCGTCGGGTTCACGGACCGGATCAAGCTGCGTCCTCTTGTCAGTGGTGAAATGGGCGACCGGCTTTATATTTCCAGCGAAGAGTCAGCGATCCGAAGAATTGAACCTGATGTTCAGGACATCAAAATGCCCAAAGCCGGTGACCCGGTCGTGGGGAAGGTATACGCATGA
- a CDS encoding ammonium transporter yields MVLDTGATAWILASTALVMLMTPGVGFFYGGLVRKKNFISMIMLSFVAFALVSIQWVLIGYSLAFGPDVAGFIGNLDFLGLNGVGMDPDSYSPAIPGLLYMVFQLVFATVTMAIVTSGIAERVKFSSYLIFALLWTTIVYDPLAHWVWGGGWAAQFGSLDFAGGTVVHISSGFAALAIAFVIGKRAGYGQYTMEPNNIPMTILGAALLWFGWFGFNAGSAVAANGLAASAFVTTNTAAAAGAMAWLLVSWIHGKPSSLGFVTGAVAGLVAITPGAGFVTPMASIVIGGIAGVFCYGMMLFRIKKGWDESLDCWAVHGMGGLWGALATGIFAAAAINGFSGLIEGNVHQFIANATGALAALIYSFVVTFILAIVIDKTIGLRVTEEEEYVGLDISQHGERA; encoded by the coding sequence ATGGTATTAGACACAGGAGCAACAGCATGGATTCTCGCGTCAACAGCACTTGTGATGCTGATGACGCCTGGAGTGGGATTTTTTTACGGGGGTCTTGTCCGTAAAAAAAATTTCATCTCGATGATAATGCTGTCATTTGTTGCATTTGCATTGGTGAGCATCCAGTGGGTTCTGATCGGGTACTCGCTTGCCTTCGGCCCTGATGTGGCAGGGTTCATCGGGAACCTCGACTTCCTCGGGTTGAATGGAGTCGGTATGGATCCGGATTCCTATAGCCCGGCAATACCCGGTCTGCTCTACATGGTATTCCAGCTGGTCTTTGCAACAGTGACAATGGCTATCGTGACATCAGGTATTGCAGAACGCGTCAAGTTCAGCTCGTACCTGATCTTCGCACTACTATGGACCACGATTGTTTATGATCCGCTCGCCCACTGGGTATGGGGAGGCGGCTGGGCCGCACAGTTCGGATCTCTCGATTTTGCAGGAGGTACCGTGGTCCACATAAGCTCGGGCTTTGCCGCACTGGCAATCGCCTTTGTGATCGGTAAGCGTGCTGGTTATGGCCAGTACACAATGGAGCCCAACAATATCCCGATGACCATCTTGGGCGCGGCGCTGCTCTGGTTCGGCTGGTTCGGGTTCAATGCAGGAAGTGCAGTCGCGGCCAATGGTCTAGCGGCAAGCGCATTTGTCACGACAAATACTGCTGCCGCAGCAGGCGCGATGGCATGGCTTCTGGTCAGCTGGATCCACGGGAAGCCAAGCTCTCTGGGCTTTGTTACTGGCGCTGTAGCCGGCCTTGTCGCAATCACACCCGGCGCAGGTTTTGTCACGCCAATGGCATCCATAGTCATCGGAGGCATTGCCGGCGTTTTCTGCTATGGCATGATGCTCTTCCGTATTAAGAAAGGGTGGGACGAGAGCCTTGACTGCTGGGCTGTCCACGGGATGGGCGGTCTGTGGGGTGCGCTTGCAACCGGTATCTTTGCAGCTGCTGCTATTAACGGGTTTTCAGGCCTGATCGAAGGTAATGTGCACCAGTTTATCGCAAACGCGACAGGTGCGCTCGCGGCGCTGATCTATTCCTTTGTTGTCACATTCATCCTGGCCATAGTCATTGACAAGACGATTGGCCTGCGCGTGACCGAAGAAGAAGAATATGTCGGGCTCGACATCTCCCAGCACGGTGAGCGCGCCTGA
- the thpR gene encoding RNA 2',3'-cyclic phosphodiesterase, which yields MVRTFIALELSDEVRARLGEAQEVLKRCNARMTWVDQKNIHITVKFLGEVDIKKIPDIKSALKSVSFRSFPIKTGTITTNNPHRPFTVWCTIEDEGLCTQLLDLVERSLAPLGFAREKRKFTPHATVARVRTFDPSLFNAIKSLSSKIYGNCTINGMRLKSSTLTPNGPVYEDLLEVAW from the coding sequence ATGGTCAGGACGTTTATTGCACTCGAACTTTCCGATGAGGTCAGGGCACGTCTCGGTGAAGCGCAGGAAGTACTGAAACGGTGCAACGCACGTATGACATGGGTCGATCAAAAAAATATCCATATCACCGTAAAATTTCTTGGTGAGGTCGATATTAAAAAAATTCCAGATATAAAAAGCGCGCTGAAGTCAGTTTCATTCCGGTCGTTTCCAATCAAAACCGGTACTATAACCACTAACAACCCCCATCGCCCGTTTACGGTATGGTGTACAATCGAAGACGAGGGGCTTTGCACACAACTCCTTGACCTCGTGGAGAGATCTCTTGCCCCGCTCGGGTTTGCACGTGAAAAACGAAAGTTCACACCTCATGCAACTGTTGCACGCGTAAGAACATTCGATCCATCGCTTTTTAATGCTATAAAATCACTCAGTTCAAAGATTTATGGAAATTGCACAATTAACGGCATGAGACTCAAATCAAGTACATTGACACCAAATGGGCCGGTCTACGAAGACCTGCTGGAGGTCGCATGGTAA
- the glnA gene encoding type I glutamate--ammonia ligase, giving the protein MSADVSKLLKKIETDKVKFIRLQFTDIQGQPKNVSIPVIQAEKALTEGIWFDGSSIEGFARIEESDMLLKPDPATYAVLPWRPAEGRVARFICDVQTYGNKPFDGDPRYILRKALSDAAKIGFTFNTGPELEFFLFKMADERPTTQFKDHGAYFDLAPTDSAEDVRRDVVLALGEMGFEIEASHHEVADSQHEIDFKYGDALTTADRVITFKFATKSIALQYGLHASFMAKPIAGINGSGMHTHGSLSKGGKNAFYDANAPMQLSDTALYYIGGILKHAKAITRVANPTINSYKRLVPGYEAPCYISWSAANRSALVRVPAARGNSTRAEFRSPDPMCNPYLTFACMLAAGLDGIKNKIMPPESTNTNIYHLDQKARKKLHIEMLPGSLMESNAALLKDDVLCATLGDHVVENLSRIAEMESDAFRLAVHQWELDRYLPSY; this is encoded by the coding sequence ATGTCAGCAGACGTTTCAAAACTTCTCAAGAAAATTGAGACGGATAAAGTGAAATTTATCCGCCTGCAATTTACGGACATCCAGGGTCAGCCGAAAAATGTATCGATCCCGGTGATTCAGGCAGAGAAAGCATTGACAGAGGGTATCTGGTTTGATGGCTCTTCCATCGAAGGATTTGCCCGGATTGAAGAGTCTGATATGCTGCTTAAGCCAGATCCGGCAACATATGCAGTTCTTCCCTGGAGACCGGCAGAAGGTAGAGTTGCACGGTTTATATGTGATGTACAGACATACGGCAACAAACCATTTGATGGAGATCCCCGTTATATTTTGAGAAAGGCGCTGTCGGATGCGGCAAAGATTGGATTTACTTTTAATACCGGCCCTGAACTCGAATTTTTCCTGTTTAAAATGGCTGATGAACGGCCTACGACCCAGTTCAAGGATCATGGTGCGTATTTTGATCTCGCACCCACTGATTCTGCAGAAGACGTCCGCAGGGATGTCGTGCTCGCACTCGGAGAGATGGGATTTGAGATAGAGGCGTCCCATCACGAGGTTGCGGACAGCCAGCATGAGATAGATTTCAAGTATGGTGACGCGCTTACAACAGCAGACCGTGTCATTACATTCAAGTTCGCCACAAAGTCAATCGCACTCCAGTACGGCCTGCATGCGAGTTTCATGGCAAAACCCATTGCCGGTATCAACGGGAGCGGCATGCACACCCACGGATCTCTTTCAAAGGGCGGGAAAAATGCCTTTTATGATGCAAATGCACCAATGCAGCTTTCAGACACTGCTCTCTATTACATAGGCGGGATCCTTAAGCACGCGAAGGCAATTACCCGCGTCGCCAACCCAACCATCAACTCGTACAAGCGGCTTGTTCCGGGATACGAAGCTCCCTGTTATATTTCCTGGAGCGCAGCGAACCGGTCGGCACTTGTCCGCGTACCTGCAGCCCGCGGCAACAGCACCCGTGCAGAATTCAGGAGCCCGGACCCGATGTGCAACCCGTACCTTACATTTGCGTGTATGCTGGCTGCCGGGCTCGATGGGATAAAAAATAAGATCATGCCACCCGAAAGCACGAACACCAACATTTACCATCTCGATCAAAAAGCACGAAAGAAGCTCCATATCGAAATGCTGCCGGGAAGTCTCATGGAGTCAAACGCAGCGCTCCTCAAAGATGACGTACTCTGTGCCACATTAGGGGACCATGTCGTCGAAAACCTTTCACGAATTGCAGAAATGGAGAGCGATGCATTCCGGCTCGCTGTCCACCAATGGGAACTGGACAGGTATCTTCCTTCATACTGA
- a CDS encoding P-II family nitrogen regulator has translation MKMVKAIIKPERFEFVKKALEEKGFAGMTVVEVKGRGEQKGITLEYRGKSMIVDMLPKIQIEIVTRDEYLDDLIATIAGAAKTGKIGDGKIFVMPVEKTIRIRTGETET, from the coding sequence ATGAAAATGGTAAAAGCAATCATCAAACCAGAACGATTCGAGTTTGTAAAAAAGGCGCTTGAAGAAAAAGGATTTGCCGGCATGACTGTTGTGGAGGTCAAGGGCCGGGGAGAGCAGAAAGGCATCACCCTTGAGTACCGTGGCAAATCAATGATCGTCGACATGCTCCCAAAAATCCAGATTGAGATCGTCACCAGGGATGAATATCTTGATGACCTTATTGCGACTATTGCGGGAGCTGCAAAAACGGGGAAAATTGGCGACGGTAAGATCTTTGTCATGCCTGTTGAAAAGACCATCAGGATACGGACAGGCGAGACAGAGACATGA
- a CDS encoding Coenzyme F420 hydrogenase/dehydrogenase, beta subunit C-terminal domain → MAEKSYIDLKTEVWDTGRCSGCGACVSVCPADALYFDEGEMVASPKTNGYCKQSTDGVHCGACYEVCPRTGDQPCETLGNYLDLVAAKAAFEIPRRQSGGAVTAILANALDEGLIDAVVTVTEDRWTLKPSSVVITKSDVLINEAGSRYSWWVPLLAALKIAVIENKFNRIAVIGVPCVVQAVARMQASDHDLIKPYAASIRLVLGLFCTETFDYSALVLGKLKTEKKIDPAHIKKIDVKGRLEILMHDGDIAILTLNDLNLCIRKGCHICTDLTSLYSDISAGSVGSLDGSTTLIIRTPTGKNFVESAVRNQKLTITGGVDTAAIEKLANTKIKKNSGKK, encoded by the coding sequence ATGGCAGAGAAGAGCTATATTGATCTGAAAACCGAGGTGTGGGATACGGGACGGTGCTCCGGCTGTGGCGCATGCGTGTCTGTCTGTCCGGCAGATGCACTCTATTTTGACGAAGGGGAAATGGTCGCAAGCCCGAAGACCAATGGGTACTGCAAGCAGTCAACTGACGGAGTGCATTGCGGGGCATGTTATGAGGTCTGCCCGCGAACCGGAGACCAACCCTGTGAGACCCTTGGTAACTACCTTGATCTTGTTGCGGCAAAAGCGGCATTTGAGATCCCCCGCCGTCAGAGCGGGGGGGCGGTCACTGCAATTCTTGCAAATGCCCTTGATGAAGGACTGATTGATGCAGTCGTGACGGTGACCGAGGATCGCTGGACTCTGAAACCCTCATCTGTTGTTATTACAAAATCTGATGTTCTTATCAACGAAGCAGGAAGCCGTTACAGCTGGTGGGTGCCGCTGCTTGCGGCGCTAAAAATTGCAGTGATCGAGAATAAATTCAACCGTATTGCAGTGATTGGTGTCCCCTGTGTTGTTCAGGCAGTCGCCCGTATGCAGGCATCAGACCACGACCTTATCAAACCCTATGCGGCATCAATCCGGCTCGTGCTGGGTTTATTCTGTACCGAGACCTTTGATTATTCAGCACTTGTCTTAGGAAAACTAAAAACCGAGAAAAAAATCGATCCTGCACACATAAAAAAAATAGATGTCAAAGGCAGACTCGAAATTCTGATGCATGACGGGGACATAGCGATACTTACCTTAAATGATCTGAACCTTTGCATACGGAAAGGGTGCCATATCTGCACGGATCTTACCTCATTGTATTCCGATATATCTGCGGGCTCGGTTGGAAGTCTTGATGGCTCTACGACGCTTATCATCCGAACACCAACCGGGAAAAATTTTGTGGAGAGCGCAGTAAGAAACCAGAAGCTTACGATTACGGGGGGCGTCGATACCGCGGCAATTGAGAAGCTCGCGAACACGAAGATTAAAAAAAATTCAGGGAAGAAATAA